CTGTAGTCCACAACCTCAACTTCTCTCTTGCCGAAGGAGACGTGCTGGGGATTGTGGGCGAGTCAGGCTCAGGGAAATCCGTAACGACGCTGGCGATCCTTGGGCTTCTGGCGAGCGCCGCGCGCGTGGAGGGTTCCGTACGGTTTAACGGGAATGAGTTACTCGGTCTAAGCCAGGAGAAGATACGCGCCTATCGCGGCCAGCAGATCGCAATGATCTTCCAGGAGCCGATGACCGCGCTCAACCCGGTAATGACCATCGGCGAGCAGATTGCCGAGGCGCTGCGCACACACCATCCCGAGCTTGCCCAGCGCGAGGTGCGCCGCCAGGTGCTGGAGGCGATGGAGGCAGTAGCGATCGCCGAGCCGGAGACGCGCTATGCGGACTACCCACACCAGTTTTCCGGGGGACAGCGCCAGCGGATCCTCATCGCCATGGCAATCATCAGCCATCCGCGCCTGCTCATTGCCGACGAGCCGACTACCGCTTTGGACGTCACCGTGCAGGCACAGATTCTGGAGCTGCTGCGCGACCTGCGCTCCCGCTTCGGCCTCTCGATGATCTTTATCTCGCACGATCTCGCGGTGGTGCAAAGTATCGCCGACCGCGTGCTGGTGATGCGGCACGGATACCTGCTGGAAGAGGGCTCTCGATCGCAGATCTTCCGCGAGACAGCTCACCCCTATACGCGGAGCCTGCTCGGCGCGGTGCCCACCATGCAAACCAGCCGCGACCTTCCGCTAGCCACCCTTCCAGCGTCGATGGAGGACGCCTCGGCAAAAGTGGTGGAGTGCGCCCCCGGCCACTGGGTTCGGCAGCATCCCGGGCGTTGATCCTCTTCCCGGAGCATGCCAGCGCGTGCAGGGTTGGCAACTGGATGAATCCTAGATAGATTGTCGAATAGAGCT
This DNA window, taken from Acidisarcina sp., encodes the following:
- a CDS encoding ABC transporter ATP-binding protein, whose product is MAAILEVRNLSIWFRTETGESPVVHNLNFSLAEGDVLGIVGESGSGKSVTTLAILGLLASAARVEGSVRFNGNELLGLSQEKIRAYRGQQIAMIFQEPMTALNPVMTIGEQIAEALRTHHPELAQREVRRQVLEAMEAVAIAEPETRYADYPHQFSGGQRQRILIAMAIISHPRLLIADEPTTALDVTVQAQILELLRDLRSRFGLSMIFISHDLAVVQSIADRVLVMRHGYLLEEGSRSQIFRETAHPYTRSLLGAVPTMQTSRDLPLATLPASMEDASAKVVECAPGHWVRQHPGR